One stretch of Mangifera indica cultivar Alphonso chromosome 9, CATAS_Mindica_2.1, whole genome shotgun sequence DNA includes these proteins:
- the LOC123226414 gene encoding putative NAC domain-containing protein 94, whose translation MDETNDIDRIDDVMLPGFRFHPTDEELVGFYLKGKIQRRSLPIELIKQVNIYKYDPWDLPKLASTGEKEWYFYCPRDRKYRNSARPNRVTGAGFWKATGTDRPIYSSDGTKCIGLKKSLVFYRGRAAKGIKTDWMMHEFRLPSLADSAPPKKPLDKNIPASDAWAICRIFKKANTMAQRALSHSWVSTLPEITALDVLNQGAHCTHFSPENVSCRTEISSVMQLSGNTDLQQAINPSLYKPSLFPDSSMFSPGTTKCTADASSMLLNPSLLSDVSQSSENLDFEGSQQQVMGFSISVPQEMQGNMIPGEDESGSRRNINATHDNNQWGSIRSIGFPFSLPSNSPEAWKPNWPWDSPPCP comes from the exons ATGGATGAGACGAACGATATTGACAGGATTGATGATGTTATGTTGCCCGGTTTTCGCTTCCATCCAACGGATGAAGAGCTCGTCGGATTCTATCTCAAGGGGAAGATTCAGCGGAGATCTTTGCCCATTGAGCTTATAAAGCAagttaacatatataaatatgatccCTGGGATCTCCCAA AGCTGGCTAGTACTGGGGAGAAAGAGTGGTATTTCTACTGTCCAAGGGACAGAAAATACAGAAACAGTGCGAGGCCTAACCGGGTTACTGGAGCCGGATTTTGGAAGGCGACTGGAACTGATAGGCCTATTTACTCCTCTGATGGCACCAAATGTATTGGGTTGAAGAAGTCCTTGGTGTTTTACAGAGGTAGAGCTGCCAAAGGGATCAAAACAGACTGGATGATGCATGAGTTTCGCCTTCCTTCTCTTGCAGATTCAGCACCACCAAAGAAGCCCCTAGACAAAAACATTCCAGCAAGT GATGCTTGGGCAATCTGTAGGATATTCAAGAAAGCCAACACTATGGCTCAGAGAGCCCTGTCTCATTCTTGGGTCTCAACATTACCAGAAATTACAGCCTTAGATGTACTAAACCAAGGAGCACACTGCACTCATTTCAGTCCAGAGAATGTTTCCTGCAGAACCGAAATCAGTTCAGTCATGCAGTTATCTGGAAATACTGACTTACAACAAGCCATTAATCCTTCCTTATATAAACCATCTCTATTTCCAGACAGCTCCATGTTTTCTCCAGGGACTACCAAGTGTACAGCTGATGCCTCTTCCATGCTACTGAACCCTTCATTGCTGAGTGATGTCAGTCAGAGCTCTGAGAATTTAGACTTTGAAGGGTCACAGCAGCAAGTAATGGGATTTTCTATCAGTGTGCCTCAGGAGATGCAAGGCAACATGATTCCTGGAGAAGATGAATCAGGCTCAAGAAGGAACATAAATGCAACACACGATAATAACCAGTGGGGAAGTATCAGATCCATTGGATTTCCCTTCAGTTTGCCTTCCAATTCGCCGGAGGCATGGAAGCCGAATTGGCCATGGGATTCACCCCCTTGTCCTTGA